One region of Clostridiales bacterium genomic DNA includes:
- a CDS encoding InlB B-repeat-containing protein → MGSQTYSDLNDAITAAQSGTDKTIVVATDGSLSGSYTIPAGVTLLVPFDDANTLYKETPTATRKAAAAKAYRKLVLAADAALTVEGAISVGGQYYSAGGSQIGGMVGNYGHLWLNTGAAITVKSGGALYAWGFVSGNGAVAAESGAKVYEWFQIGDFRGGRATMCMGNNVFPFSQYFIQNIESPLTIYSGAEEILYTDIYASDSQNGASVTFIGNSGMFKVLSGSLTKQYDAAQDRMVYTVDGKAELNSLSINSGALRVDSSEYVLPITNNMTLHITPRSSITTNQDIALLPGVQVYVDKAAELTIAARKKAYIYDSDQWTDQNYVNPNAKFKSVLYSPTKSYTRTNADLVDALVDVNGTLIAAGAIYTTKSGADVCSSQKTGRYIMKATSGTETITYQYTQSGSNVTSHDIGIDPIRLKNDDGSYTDTKGAAQDQYNFEVDKWLKCQRLLVIFDPNYTGAPEIEVQKVAPSTDTPLLSNPFTRENYTFNGWNTAADGSGTSYADGDNITLTADTTLYAQWRCSHAVTEVRDAKDATCTAPGYTGDTYCTVCNEMVKKGEVIHAKGHTEVIDPAVEPTCTAPGKTAGAHCSVCGTVIKAQEEIPAKGHRWNEGEITTAPTCENAGVKTYTCTVCNATKTEAISATGHTPVQIPEKPATCTEPGHKAGTKCSVCKAILSGMEEIPATGHTEVIDVAKAPTCTETGLTEGKHCSVCNEVLVAQKVIPAKGHTEVIDPAVEPTCTEPGKTEGKHCSVCNEILVAQEVIPAKGHTEVIDPAVAPTCTKTGLTEGKHCDVCKEVLVKQEVVPATGHKPEIRNAVEATLTTPGYTGDTYCTVCNELIAKGEVIPCPTGWLESEQGRQYYKNGELQKTGWTVIDGNTYYLDTETGYAATGIATLVPDGATEEARCVFDGKGVFQKDVTGVYSVGNDTYWLNSGIIEEEAGLKRVVKENGEVNYYYFAVQKNLEEREGLTLSAAVKSTVLNGKDCWLHKTNGLALPEWGYYFDENGVILHDEDTGKNGILKAGEDLFYYVDGIKAPAGMIKIGDDYYYANSKGQLIVNQTYYCSRMNGLMEEGTYAFDAKGKLIPGATDKNGIVKDDDGVLRYYVNGKVTYVGLIEIDGDFYYVRSSGEVVNDCVYYISWTHGLKEAGYYTFDENGKLTGTPKNGIVEEDGVLHYYVNGTLTYAGLIKIGDDYYYVNSKCEVVRDCDYYISWTHDLMPQGRYHFDADGKLTGSVAPLKNGIYEEDGSLYFYRNGERTYAGLIQIDGDYYYVRSTCEVVHDRSYYVYWTHGLMPEGYYNFDSAGRMILDSETE, encoded by the coding sequence GTGGGCAGCCAAACCTATTCGGATCTGAATGACGCTATTACAGCGGCTCAGTCCGGCACGGATAAGACCATTGTTGTAGCAACGGATGGCTCGCTGTCCGGCAGCTATACCATCCCCGCCGGTGTTACGCTGCTGGTGCCGTTCGATGATGCTAATACACTGTACAAGGAAACACCCACGGCAACCAGAAAGGCGGCAGCGGCCAAAGCATACCGCAAGCTGGTGCTGGCTGCCGATGCGGCTCTGACGGTGGAGGGCGCCATCAGCGTTGGTGGTCAATACTACTCTGCTGGTGGCAGTCAGATTGGAGGAATGGTTGGCAATTATGGTCACCTCTGGCTGAACACCGGCGCTGCGATCACCGTAAAGAGTGGCGGTGCGCTGTATGCGTGGGGCTTTGTCTCCGGCAACGGTGCAGTCGCCGCTGAGAGCGGTGCCAAGGTATATGAGTGGTTCCAGATTGGCGACTTCCGCGGTGGACGTGCAACAATGTGCATGGGCAACAATGTATTTCCTTTTTCCCAGTATTTCATCCAAAACATTGAGTCTCCTTTAACCATTTATTCAGGTGCCGAAGAAATTCTCTATACAGATATCTATGCAAGTGACAGCCAAAATGGTGCTTCTGTCACCTTTATCGGAAACAGCGGCATGTTTAAGGTGCTTTCCGGCAGCCTGACAAAGCAGTACGACGCTGCCCAGGATCGCATGGTTTACACAGTAGACGGAAAGGCAGAGTTGAACAGTTTGAGTATCAACTCTGGTGCGCTTAGAGTAGATTCTTCCGAATATGTATTGCCCATCACCAACAATATGACCCTGCACATCACGCCGCGCAGCAGCATCACCACCAACCAGGACATTGCGCTCCTGCCCGGCGTGCAGGTATATGTGGACAAGGCGGCGGAGCTGACGATCGCTGCGCGCAAGAAGGCGTATATCTACGACAGCGACCAGTGGACGGACCAGAATTATGTCAATCCCAACGCGAAGTTCAAATCCGTGTTATATTCTCCCACGAAAAGCTATACGCGAACCAATGCCGATCTGGTGGACGCCCTTGTGGATGTCAACGGCACGCTCATTGCGGCCGGCGCGATCTACACCACAAAAAGCGGTGCGGACGTATGCTCCAGCCAGAAGACCGGCCGCTATATTATGAAGGCAACCTCTGGTACCGAGACAATCACCTATCAGTATACACAAAGCGGCTCGAACGTAACTTCTCATGATATCGGTATCGACCCGATCAGATTGAAAAATGACGACGGAAGCTATACGGACACCAAAGGTGCGGCGCAGGATCAGTATAACTTCGAGGTTGACAAGTGGCTCAAGTGCCAGCGCCTTCTGGTGATCTTTGATCCGAACTACACCGGCGCACCGGAGATCGAGGTGCAGAAGGTCGCGCCCTCCACGGATACGCCGCTACTCTCCAACCCGTTCACCCGCGAGAACTATACGTTTAACGGCTGGAATACCGCAGCCGACGGCAGCGGCACCTCCTATGCAGATGGCGACAACATCACCCTGACGGCGGACACCACCCTCTACGCCCAGTGGCGATGCAGCCATGCGGTCACTGAGGTGAGAGATGCCAAGGACGCCACCTGCACCGCGCCCGGCTACACCGGCGACACCTACTGCACCGTCTGCAACGAGATGGTGAAGAAAGGCGAGGTCATCCACGCCAAGGGACACACCGAGGTCATTGACCCGGCCGTCGAGCCTACCTGCACCGCGCCCGGCAAGACCGCAGGCGCGCACTGCTCTGTCTGCGGAACGGTTATCAAAGCGCAGGAAGAGATTCCCGCCAAGGGCCACAGATGGAATGAGGGCGAGATCACGACCGCCCCTACCTGTGAGAACGCCGGTGTCAAGACCTACACCTGCACAGTTTGCAATGCAACCAAGACCGAAGCAATCAGCGCGACCGGCCACACGCCTGTTCAGATCCCCGAAAAACCGGCCACCTGCACCGAGCCCGGCCATAAGGCCGGTACGAAGTGCTCCGTTTGTAAGGCAATCCTCTCCGGTATGGAAGAAATCCCTGCGACCGGCCACACAGAAGTAATCGATGTAGCAAAGGCTCCGACCTGCACGGAGACTGGTCTGACCGAAGGCAAGCACTGCTCTGTCTGCAACGAAGTCCTCGTTGCGCAGAAAGTGATCCCCGCCAAGGGACATACCGAGGTCATTGATCCGGCAGTTGAGCCGACCTGCACCGAACCCGGCAAGACCGAGGGCAAGCACTGCTCTGTCTGCAACGAAATCCTCGTTGCGCAGGAAGTGATCCCCGCCAAGGGACATACCGAGGTCATTGACCCCGCAGTCGCGCCGACCTGCACCAAGACCGGCCTGACGGAGGGCAAGCACTGTGATGTTTGCAAGGAAGTGCTTGTTAAACAGGAGGTAGTCCCTGCGACCGGCCACAAGCCGGAGATTCGCAATGCGGTCGAAGCAACGCTTACGACACCCGGTTACACCGGCGATACGTATTGCACGGTTTGTAATGAGCTTATCGCAAAAGGCGAAGTGATCCCGTGCCCGACCGGCTGGCTTGAGAGCGAGCAGGGCAGACAGTATTACAAGAACGGCGAACTGCAGAAGACTGGTTGGACCGTCATTGACGGCAATACCTACTATCTGGACACCGAAACCGGATACGCGGCTACCGGAATCGCGACGCTGGTCCCCGATGGAGCAACGGAAGAAGCCCGCTGCGTCTTTGACGGCAAGGGTGTGTTCCAAAAAGATGTTACCGGTGTTTACAGCGTCGGAAATGATACCTATTGGCTCAACAGCGGCATCATCGAGGAAGAAGCCGGCCTGAAGCGCGTTGTCAAGGAGAACGGCGAGGTCAACTATTATTACTTCGCGGTTCAGAAGAATCTGGAGGAGCGTGAGGGCCTGACCCTCTCGGCGGCGGTGAAGAGCACTGTGCTGAACGGCAAGGATTGCTGGCTCCACAAGACCAATGGCCTTGCGCTTCCTGAATGGGGCTACTACTTCGATGAGAACGGTGTCATTCTGCACGACGAGGACACCGGCAAGAACGGAATCCTGAAGGCTGGCGAAGATCTCTTCTACTATGTCGACGGCATCAAGGCTCCTGCAGGTATGATCAAGATCGGTGACGATTACTACTATGCCAACAGCAAGGGCCAGCTGATCGTGAACCAGACCTACTACTGCTCCAGAATGAACGGTCTGATGGAGGAAGGAACCTATGCCTTTGACGCAAAGGGCAAGCTCATTCCGGGTGCTACGGACAAGAATGGCATCGTGAAGGACGATGACGGCGTGCTTCGTTACTATGTCAACGGCAAGGTAACCTATGTTGGCCTGATTGAAATTGACGGTGATTTCTACTATGTCCGCAGCAGCGGTGAGGTCGTGAACGATTGTGTGTACTACATTTCCTGGACGCATGGTCTGAAGGAAGCCGGCTACTACACGTTCGATGAGAACGGAAAGCTGACCGGCACTCCGAAGAATGGCATCGTCGAGGAAGATGGTGTTCTGCATTACTATGTCAACGGAACACTGACCTATGCGGGCCTCATCAAAATTGGCGATGATTATTACTATGTGAATTCCAAGTGCGAAGTGGTACGCGATTGTGATTACTACATTTCCTGGACGCATGACCTGATGCCCCAGGGCAGATATCACTTCGACGCAGATGGCAAGCTGACAGGCAGCGTCGCACCTCTGAAAAACGGGATCTACGAGGAAGACGGAAGCCTGTACTTCTACAGGAACGGTGAACGTACCTATGCCGGTCTGATCCAGATCGACGGCGACTACTACTATGTGCGTTCCACCTGTGAGGTCGTCCATGACCGCAGCTACTATGTGTACTGGACGCACGGCCTGATGCCGGAGGGATATTACAACTTTGACAGTGCTGGCCGGATGATTCTGGACAGCGAAACCGAGTAA
- a CDS encoding prolipoprotein diacylglyceryl transferase yields the protein MGYGDFSAIPHGRYEYEKEYVLLDLVFIWLKEHSLIVLLLLGTIFNVFWLYRMRRQLQMKWYAVIAFSVLHTVCGVLSVKAFAFLETGDAGNMSLFGGVFFMPVLYFISAKVSKRNIKAVFDIFTICMIFTVMCARINCIVSGCCSGLVIPGTHVHFPTRELEILYYIVMLILLIPRVKKSKNPGSIYPLYMASYGAFRFIDEFFRTSSTGMLFHLSHVWAAIAFAAGLSIYIESSMKNKKGKKVTKK from the coding sequence ATGGGGTATGGTGATTTTAGCGCCATACCCCATGGAAGATACGAATACGAAAAGGAGTACGTATTGCTTGATCTTGTATTTATCTGGCTGAAGGAGCATTCACTGATCGTGCTCCTGCTTCTGGGAACTATCTTCAATGTGTTCTGGCTGTACAGGATGCGGCGGCAACTCCAAATGAAATGGTACGCCGTGATAGCATTCTCGGTGCTGCATACGGTATGTGGTGTTTTGAGTGTAAAAGCATTTGCGTTTCTGGAAACCGGAGATGCTGGCAACATGAGCTTATTCGGCGGAGTGTTCTTTATGCCAGTGCTTTATTTCATCAGCGCAAAGGTTTCAAAACGCAATATCAAAGCCGTTTTTGATATTTTTACGATTTGCATGATCTTCACGGTGATGTGCGCTCGGATCAACTGCATCGTCTCTGGATGCTGCTCTGGCTTAGTCATACCGGGAACGCACGTTCACTTCCCCACAAGGGAACTCGAGATCCTCTATTATATTGTGATGTTGATTCTGCTCATCCCCAGAGTGAAAAAGAGCAAGAACCCCGGCAGCATTTACCCGTTATATATGGCATCCTATGGAGCGTTCCGCTTCATTGATGAATTCTTCCGGACGTCCTCTACGGGGATGCTGTTCCACCTCTCTCATGTCTGGGCAGCCATCGCATTTGCGGCGGGACTCAGCATTTATATAGAATCAAGCATGAAAAATAAAAAAGGAAAGAAGGTAACAAAGAAATGA
- a CDS encoding phosphodiester glycosidase family protein: protein MTSRLVKRHLSLCLVLVMLLTAMLPVSVFAAGSNDEGSAASGGNAAATTMISDYATFLSCFKVLEGYAQTYAEENAGEDANALIINYIRTGVERYTSGTWEMVCGKENTAFTAYVSEQDTANNTSASALKNLGNFTLPNGNKVDLGHVFGAMDVANYAKAQGMTAAVVQARADMGSWAGDIADLMFCAENVDIPDKVDTTETDVDILAANIRTKYLGVDYGTLNSVGHSFTDTDLYGDMDAFYLTTEMNRGGVALSTIIENYFTAGLTDASRASYFLTNRLGGMVTKDGIRSKVLSTYTGNTLIGALESSYSLTDLPNCETLRKACCYAFADYLFDLAGDPNGTDPVDPDPVDPDPKPEPKPDNAYYSVFSSDTTTVAPGVTQTINYALTKDDKQIVYYIATADIAREDVSIHANYHDNDPSQGWAMSRVSDQMAAAQKRHSDPSDAANYVEHYNAVVGVNADFYNMTTGAPSGALVMDGVEYHGGTSKNFFAILKDGTAMIGGPSDYAAYQDQIQEAVGGSVYLVKDGKPVVTSAADYYNSRHSRTCVGITAEGKVVMMVLDGRQEPFSAGGTAEELAQIMLDAGCVTAINLDGGGSTTFVAKQEGSNTLTVVNRPSDGYERSVSSSLMVVSTAPVSTEFDHALITSAYDYLTSGAAVRLVASGVSVSGSAAELPANLTWKSADETIGTVSEDGVFTAVKKGSVEIQLLSGDTVIGSKTLTVVEPNGLKFSKTSINAIYGDSVRLPLIATYNENPVAVCAGDITFELSNSAAGTVEAANNGFAFTGSEGSGLRNVTITAMITRDYSISATIKVAMYSANQAIFDFDNATGGDRTFAWTREVSNAEYLPGGDGETDRYHVIDPSQPMNVTYVFGLDMMTIKMPEKLEPLLSMVAGGDISGITAWDLLLQLAERVSPKTEVTVKFQFDQNVDVDISNLTVSNDYFRLTSASMDENNLLTVKCNFIKQSQAIDPETANPICILSGVKMTAKNGANQTLTITNAGSIGYDIYLGANALYSMAKQTSFQEQYGIYPYEEPENVTHPKGGHFYCESYQKFTDKFILDGTVWSGWKQINGATYYFVDNVAVKGVHKVPGLNDESNEYFYQFNETTGACEGKVTGLFELDGARYYAINGVAKSGWWNLTDADGENSYYYFDKETFKGLNGPSRAFFENVTYTFDNGKLLKGEWLTTDQGTKYYYGPTFVQGKWYTVEGEKYYFDPQGYRYTGLRYVKESYNHDDHIYWYDFGEDGICHGVYQHTGLFYLNGNTYYTIDGMVCFGLYLAEDGYYYYFGSGNYTAVKNTRHWVSFPNDTGLAQAFYDFDENGRMIIDNPDPSKNGIVNEDGTLYYYVNGVRNYAGLIQIDGDYYYVNSSCKVVTSQRYWVSKTNDLLPATFYNFDADGKMTDAPIPTPDPDPNPNPDPGVKNGIVNEDGELYYYVNGVKTYAGLIKIDGDYYYVNSSCKVVTNCRYWISKTNDLLPATFYNFDADGKMTDAPIPTPDPDPNPNPDPEVKNGIVSEDGELYYYVNGVKTYAGLIQIDGDYYYVNSSCKVVTNQRYWISKTNDLLPATFYTFDADGKMTDAPIPTPDPDPDPNPDPGVKNGIVNEDGELYYYVNGVKTYAGLIQIDGDYYYVNSSCKVVTNQRYWISKTNDLLPATFYTFGADGKMTDAPIPTPEPDPELKNGIVSEDGELYYYVNGVKTYAGLIQIDGDYYYVNSSCKVVTNQRYWISKTNDLLPATFYTFGADGKMTDAPIPTPDPDPVDPAKNGIVSEDGELYYYVDGVKTYAGLIQIDGDYYYVNSSCKVITNQRYWISKTNDLLPATFYTFGADGKMVK from the coding sequence ATGACAAGTAGACTGGTGAAACGACATTTGTCTTTGTGCCTTGTTCTTGTGATGCTGCTGACAGCTATGCTGCCGGTCAGCGTCTTCGCGGCGGGCTCAAACGATGAAGGCTCTGCTGCTTCCGGGGGGAACGCAGCTGCAACTACGATGATTTCAGACTATGCAACATTCCTTTCCTGTTTCAAGGTTCTGGAAGGCTATGCCCAGACCTATGCGGAAGAAAATGCCGGTGAGGATGCCAATGCGCTGATCATCAACTATATCCGTACAGGCGTGGAGCGGTACACCTCCGGCACTTGGGAAATGGTCTGCGGCAAGGAGAATACTGCCTTTACCGCCTATGTTTCCGAGCAGGATACCGCGAACAATACCTCGGCTTCTGCACTGAAGAACTTGGGCAACTTCACATTGCCCAATGGCAATAAAGTTGACCTTGGCCATGTGTTTGGCGCAATGGATGTGGCCAACTATGCCAAGGCGCAGGGGATGACTGCGGCTGTTGTGCAGGCACGTGCCGATATGGGCAGCTGGGCCGGTGACATCGCGGACCTGATGTTCTGCGCCGAAAATGTGGACATCCCCGATAAGGTGGATACCACGGAGACGGACGTTGACATTCTGGCTGCCAACATTCGTACAAAATACCTCGGTGTAGATTACGGCACACTCAACAGTGTGGGTCACTCCTTCACTGATACGGACCTCTATGGCGACATGGATGCGTTCTATCTCACAACGGAGATGAACCGCGGCGGTGTGGCGTTGAGCACGATCATTGAGAACTACTTTACCGCAGGGCTTACAGACGCAAGCCGCGCTTCCTACTTCCTGACCAACCGTCTGGGCGGCATGGTCACCAAAGACGGTATCCGGAGCAAGGTTCTGAGCACCTATACCGGGAATACCCTGATCGGTGCGCTGGAGAGCTCGTACTCGCTGACAGATCTGCCCAATTGCGAGACGCTGCGCAAGGCCTGCTGCTATGCATTTGCGGATTATCTGTTTGATCTGGCTGGCGATCCCAACGGCACGGATCCCGTTGATCCCGACCCGGTCGATCCGGATCCTAAGCCCGAGCCGAAGCCGGATAATGCCTACTATTCTGTGTTTTCTTCGGACACGACGACGGTCGCGCCCGGTGTGACGCAGACGATCAACTATGCACTGACCAAGGACGACAAGCAGATCGTCTACTACATTGCCACGGCGGATATCGCCCGGGAGGATGTGAGCATCCACGCCAATTATCACGACAACGATCCGAGCCAGGGCTGGGCAATGTCCCGCGTGTCCGATCAGATGGCGGCGGCTCAGAAGCGGCATTCCGATCCGTCCGATGCGGCAAACTACGTCGAGCACTACAATGCAGTGGTCGGTGTCAACGCTGACTTCTACAACATGACCACCGGTGCCCCCAGCGGCGCTCTGGTTATGGATGGTGTCGAGTATCATGGCGGCACCTCCAAAAACTTCTTTGCGATCCTGAAAGACGGGACTGCCATGATCGGCGGGCCCAGCGATTACGCAGCTTATCAGGATCAGATCCAGGAGGCTGTCGGTGGCAGCGTTTATCTGGTCAAGGATGGGAAGCCTGTCGTGACCAGTGCGGCGGACTATTATAACAGCCGTCATTCCCGCACTTGTGTGGGTATCACTGCTGAGGGCAAGGTCGTCATGATGGTGCTGGACGGCCGTCAGGAACCCTTCTCCGCTGGCGGCACTGCTGAAGAACTGGCACAGATCATGCTGGACGCAGGCTGTGTGACCGCAATCAATCTGGATGGCGGCGGTTCCACTACCTTCGTAGCGAAGCAGGAAGGCAGCAATACGCTCACGGTTGTGAACCGTCCTTCGGATGGTTATGAGCGTTCCGTTAGTTCCTCTCTGATGGTGGTCTCCACGGCCCCTGTCTCTACGGAGTTTGATCATGCCCTGATCACCTCTGCTTACGATTACTTGACGAGCGGCGCCGCGGTTCGTCTGGTTGCTTCCGGTGTCAGTGTGTCCGGCAGCGCTGCGGAACTCCCTGCCAATCTTACATGGAAGTCCGCAGATGAAACCATCGGTACCGTCTCTGAAGATGGTGTTTTCACCGCCGTCAAGAAAGGCAGCGTGGAAATTCAGCTCCTGTCCGGTGACACGGTGATCGGCAGCAAGACGCTTACCGTGGTCGAGCCGAATGGACTGAAATTTTCCAAGACAAGCATCAACGCCATCTACGGGGATTCGGTGCGCCTTCCCCTGATCGCAACCTATAATGAGAATCCCGTCGCTGTATGCGCGGGCGATATCACATTTGAACTGAGCAACAGCGCAGCAGGTACTGTGGAAGCTGCGAACAATGGCTTTGCCTTTACTGGCAGCGAGGGATCCGGTCTGCGCAACGTTACCATTACGGCTATGATCACGCGGGACTATTCCATCAGTGCCACGATCAAGGTCGCCATGTACAGTGCCAATCAGGCGATTTTCGACTTTGACAACGCCACAGGCGGCGACAGAACCTTCGCATGGACAAGAGAAGTCTCCAACGCGGAATATCTCCCCGGCGGCGACGGCGAGACAGACCGCTATCATGTGATCGATCCCAGCCAGCCCATGAACGTCACCTATGTCTTCGGACTGGATATGATGACGATCAAGATGCCTGAAAAGCTGGAGCCGCTTCTGTCCATGGTTGCTGGCGGCGATATTTCCGGCATCACGGCCTGGGATCTGCTGCTCCAGCTGGCAGAGCGTGTCAGCCCGAAGACTGAGGTGACGGTGAAGTTCCAGTTCGACCAGAATGTCGATGTGGACATTTCCAACCTGACGGTGTCGAATGATTATTTCCGTCTGACGTCCGCATCCATGGACGAGAATAATCTGCTCACGGTGAAGTGCAATTTCATCAAGCAGAGCCAGGCCATTGATCCTGAAACGGCCAACCCCATCTGCATTCTCAGTGGTGTAAAGATGACCGCTAAGAACGGCGCGAATCAGACGCTGACAATTACGAACGCTGGTTCGATCGGCTATGATATCTATCTTGGCGCAAACGCGCTCTACAGCATGGCCAAGCAGACCTCTTTCCAAGAGCAATATGGTATTTATCCCTATGAGGAGCCGGAAAATGTCACACATCCCAAGGGCGGCCATTTTTACTGCGAATCGTATCAGAAATTTACGGATAAGTTCATTCTGGATGGCACAGTCTGGTCCGGCTGGAAGCAGATCAACGGCGCAACCTACTACTTTGTGGATAACGTCGCTGTGAAGGGCGTTCACAAGGTCCCTGGTCTCAACGATGAAAGCAACGAGTATTTCTACCAGTTCAATGAGACGACCGGTGCTTGCGAGGGTAAGGTCACAGGCCTGTTCGAACTTGACGGCGCACGGTATTACGCCATCAACGGTGTGGCCAAGTCTGGCTGGTGGAACCTGACGGATGCAGATGGTGAGAACAGCTATTATTACTTTGATAAAGAGACATTCAAAGGACTGAATGGCCCGAGTAGAGCATTCTTCGAGAATGTGACGTACACGTTTGATAACGGAAAGCTGTTGAAGGGAGAATGGCTGACAACCGATCAAGGAACCAAGTATTATTATGGGCCGACATTCGTACAGGGAAAATGGTATACGGTTGAAGGCGAAAAGTACTATTTCGACCCGCAGGGCTATCGTTATACAGGGCTTAGATATGTGAAAGAAAGCTACAATCACGATGATCATATCTACTGGTATGACTTTGGCGAAGATGGGATTTGCCACGGCGTATATCAGCACACAGGCCTCTTCTATCTTAACGGAAATACGTACTACACCATCGACGGAATGGTCTGCTTTGGCCTGTATTTAGCGGAAGATGGATACTACTACTATTTTGGAAGTGGCAATTATACCGCTGTTAAGAACACCCGTCACTGGGTATCCTTCCCGAATGACACTGGTCTTGCACAGGCGTTCTACGATTTTGACGAAAACGGCAGGATGATTATTGATAATCCGGATCCGAGCAAAAACGGCATTGTCAACGAAGACGGTACGCTCTATTACTACGTGAATGGTGTCAGGAACTATGCCGGTCTGATTCAAATTGACGGTGACTACTATTACGTGAACAGTTCCTGCAAAGTAGTCACGAGTCAGCGTTACTGGGTATCTAAGACCAATGATCTGCTTCCTGCCACCTTCTATAACTTCGATGCAGACGGTAAGATGACGGATGCACCGATTCCGACGCCGGATCCTGACCCGAATCCCAATCCTGATCCCGGGGTGAAGAACGGCATCGTCAACGAGGATGGCGAGCTGTATTACTATGTCAATGGCGTCAAGACCTACGCGGGCCTGATCAAGATCGACGGCGATTACTACTATGTGAACAGCTCCTGCAAGGTCGTAACAAATTGCCGTTACTGGATTAGCAAGACCAATGATCTGTTGCCCGCAACCTTCTATAACTTCGATGCAGACGGCAAGATGACTGATGCACCCATTCCGACGCCTGACCCCGATCCTAATCCCAATCCTGATCCCGAGGTGAAGAACGGCATCGTCAGCGAGGACGGCGAGCTGTATTACTATGTCAATGGTGTCAAGACCTACGCTGGTCTGATTCAGATTGACGGCGATTATTACTATGTGAACAGCTCTTGCAAGGTTGTTACCAACCAGCGCTACTGGATCAGCAAGACCAATGATCTGCTGCCCGCAACCTTCTATACCTTTGATGCAGACGGCAAGATGACCGATGCACCCATTCCGACACCTGACCCCGATCCGGATCCCAATCCTGATCCCGGGGTGAAGAACGGCATCGTCAATGAAGATGGTGAGTTGTATTACTATGTCAATGGTGTCAAGACCTACGCTGGTCTGATTCAGATCGACGGCGATTATTACTATGTGAACAGTTCTTGCAAGGTTGTTACCAACCAGCGCTATTGGATCAGCAAAACCAACGATTTGCTGCCTGCCACCTTCTATACCTTTGGTGCAGACGGTAAGATGACGGATGCACCGATTCCGACGCCTGAGCCTGATCCCGAGCTGAAGAATGGCATCGTTAGCGAAGATGGCGAGCTGTATTACTATGTCAATGGTGTCAAGACCTACGCTGGTCTGATTCAGATCGACGGCGATTATTACTATGTGAACAGTTCTTGCAAGGTTGTTACCAACCAGCGCTATTGGATCAGCAAAACCAACGATTTGCTGCCCGCCACCTTCTATACCTTTGGTGCAGACGGCAAGATGACCGATGCACCCATTCCGACGCCGGATCCCGATCCAGTCGATCCTGCAAAGAACGGTATCGTCAGCGAGGACGGCGAGTTGTATTACTATGTGGACGGCGTCAAGACCTATGCTGGCCTGATCCAGATCGACGGCGATTACTACTATGTGAACAGCTCCTGCAAGGTCATCACGAACCAGCGCTATTGGATCAGCAAAACCAACGACCTGCTGCCCGCCACCTTCTATACCTTTGGTGCAGACGGCAAGATGGTCAAATAA
- a CDS encoding LicD family protein yields the protein MRVLEQHTGMTAHQTLLLEMLKDIDIVCKRRRISYQLFAGTALGAVRHHGFIPWDDDVDIIMSRSEYERFFKEAAKDFDETLYFAQQEHSAHWPMPYSKLRRNNTTCIEKYYPKDLKTHQGVYVDIFPCDNLSDCTLMRKIQFCVSKIIIAKSLYARGYETNSVIKKLFMQVCRMFPLKGLKAICIRKKDQKSQLVHTFFGAGSKYEKNIFPRAWIEQSVEMQFEDGVFPVSAYYDELLTKLYGDYHALPNPEDRKCKEHVAILDLEHPYEAHLSELHNMQFDVLTRSIR from the coding sequence ATGAGAGTACTGGAACAACATACGGGAATGACGGCTCATCAGACACTTCTGCTTGAAATGCTGAAAGATATTGATATCGTCTGCAAAAGGCGCCGAATATCATATCAGCTTTTTGCAGGCACGGCATTAGGAGCAGTCAGACATCACGGCTTCATTCCATGGGATGATGATGTGGATATTATAATGTCTCGCAGTGAGTATGAGCGTTTTTTCAAGGAAGCGGCCAAAGATTTTGACGAGACTTTATATTTTGCCCAGCAGGAACACAGCGCTCATTGGCCAATGCCCTACTCCAAATTGCGGCGAAACAATACGACCTGCATAGAGAAGTATTATCCAAAGGATTTGAAGACGCACCAAGGCGTGTATGTCGATATCTTCCCGTGCGATAACCTCTCTGATTGCACTTTGATGCGGAAGATACAGTTTTGTGTATCAAAAATCATTATTGCAAAAAGCCTATATGCTCGTGGGTATGAAACCAATAGCGTGATTAAGAAGCTATTCATGCAGGTATGCCGCATGTTCCCGCTCAAAGGGCTCAAGGCAATTTGTATACGAAAAAAAGATCAGAAATCGCAGTTAGTCCATACATTTTTTGGCGCAGGGAGCAAATACGAGAAAAATATATTCCCGCGGGCATGGATTGAGCAGTCCGTTGAGATGCAGTTCGAGGATGGAGTATTTCCGGTATCTGCCTATTATGACGAGCTGCTGACGAAGCTGTACGGCGATTACCACGCGCTCCCAAATCCGGAGGACAGAAAGTGCAAAGAGCATGTCGCCATTCTGGATCTGGAGCACCCGTATGAAGCGCATCTGTCGGAACTTCATAATATGCAGTTCGACGTTCTTACAAGAAGCATTCGATAA